A section of the Amblyomma americanum isolate KBUSLIRL-KWMA chromosome 2, ASM5285725v1, whole genome shotgun sequence genome encodes:
- the Sarm gene encoding sterile alpha and armadillo motif isoform X6, whose amino-acid sequence MEITEISSRLMADISPERPPTPPKSAPMNSSNGAGTGADISSVVENLAKASQLSDKMNTVSSSSYSASEKHSSSSQVVKSSTTSSSSSSGSLLNKKSQMLHHSLASSQQQTQQQKEEQQQLFQQENRSTNYSRSVSVSSSSDSRLKTISSQRGFSVDCGVPEVPEDGGRVRESTPSEVRFEQKRVTSSAKSKLVADGVTAEKSATTNKELKRIQAGDITFQEKQHSQAMKARMEGEGFSAEKMAATKQDQKQLKVGDTLHQQQKTASASAAKMSTDDYTAEQISMAKKEERQLYTQGVLQQEKSAASSASSKVFISSKGVSKTSASHQSVKHMDYSSGGSSCASPIVTSPSQEMFNSSLPPLPSNQRLAVSQGLVEELDGLRSPLAQSEVEKAISRFASRMALCVEQLKSAAEEEALDLLGNMSVIIRKAWAVPTYGHDLGFTMCNILRTNGGLDIILKNCSSGSEELQFASAKLLEQCLSTENRSYVVEHGLEAVVQVACACSFNNQVSYSRVGTGILCHLFKHSETTCSELIRLGALKSILYDCRTSDVETLRHCASALANLSLYGGPENHQAMIKHKAPMWLFPLAFNLDDNIKYYACLAIAALVANKEIEAAVMKSGTLDLVEPFVTSHHPEEFAKSHVAHVHGQSKDWLLRFVPVLDSNREEARSLAAFHFAMEAGIKKRQGNTSVFAEIGALEALRKVASSPNAIASKFAAQALQLIGEEVPHKLSQQVPLWTVEDVKEWVKQIGFTNYASEFVNSRVDGDLLLQLDEPMLKEDIGIKNGILRRRFLRELSQLKRMADYSSVDTTNVNQILQSLGTDFSQYTYRMLQSGVDKDSLKLLNDDQLFKECGIDNSIHRLRIGQAIRCLNQSADEVDEIERNKSLDVFVSYRRSNGSQLASLLKVHLQLRGFSVFIDVERLEAGKFDNNLLNSIRQAKHFLLVLTPNALDRCMGDTDRKDWVHREIVEALQSQCNIIPILDNFQWPESEVLPEDMRAVCYFNGVRWIHDYQDACVDKLERFMRGEMNVRSDGPLGRYVGMGPGTPGTPSTMASCRAAVYQRSASNDSAKGSTCSDRESSNGRAAPTEQPQPQLPAQPHC is encoded by the exons ATGGCGGACATATCGCCGGAGCGACCGCCGACGCCTCCCAAGAGCGCGCCCATGAACTCGTCCAACGGCGCAGGCACCGGCGCCGACATCAGCAGCGTGGTCGAGAACCTGGCCAAGGCGTCGCAGCTGAGCGACAAGATGAACAcagtctcctcctcctcttacagCGCTTCGGAGAAGCACTCCAGCAGCTCCCAG GTGGTGAAGAGTTCCACGACGTCGTCCTCCTCTAGCTCAGGGTCACTGCTGAACAAGAAGTCGCAGATGCTGCACCACTCGCTGGCGAGCTCGCagcagcagacgcagcagcagaaggaagagcagcagcagctcttCCAGCAGGAGAACCGCAGCACCAACTACAGCCGCAGCGTGAGCGTCAGCTCGAGCAGTGACTCCAGGCTGAAGACGATCTCGTCGCAGAGGGGCTTCAGCGTCGACTGCGGGGTGCCCGAGGTCCCCGAGGACGGGGGCCGCGTGCGCGAGTCGACGCCGTCCGAGGTGCGCTTCGAGCAGAAGCGCGTCACCTCGTCGGCCAAGAGCAAGCTGGTGGCCGACGGCGTGACGGCCGAGAAGTCGGCCACCACGAACAAGGAGCTGAAGAGGATCCAGGCGGGGGACATCACGTTCCAGGAGAAGCAGCACTCGCAG GCCATGAAGGCACGTATGGAAGGCGAGGGATTCTCCGCCGAGAAAATGGCTGCCACGAAGCAAGACCAGAAGCAGCTCAAGGTGGGCGATACGCTGCACCAGCAGCAGAAGACCGCCTCGGCATCAGCGGCGAAGATGTCCACGGATGACTACACGGCCGAACAGATCTCCATGGCGAAGAAGGAAgagcgccagctgtacacccaaGGCGTGCTCCAGCAGGAGAAGAGCGCCGCTTCATCCGCCAGCTCCAAAGTGTTCATCAGCTCCAAGGGAGTCTCCAAAACGTCCGCCTCGCATCAGTCAGTCAAGCACATGGACTACAGCAGCGGTGGCAGTTCTTGTGCGTCGCCCATTGTGACATCGCCGAGTCAGGAGATGTTCAATAGCAGCCTGCCGCCGCTTCCTTCAAACCAGCGGCTCGCCGTGAGCCAAGGACTCGTCGAGGAACTGGACGGGCTACGATCGCCATTGGCTCAGTCGGAAGTTGAGAAGGCTATCTCGCGGTTCGCTAGCCGCATGGCCCTGTGCGTCGAGCAGCTGAAGTCCGCTGCCGAAGAAGAAGCCTTAGACCTTCTGGGCAACATGTCGGTCATCATTCGCAAAGCGTGGGCGGTCCCTACTTACGGGCACGACCTGGGATTCACAATGTGCAATATCCTCAGGACGAACGGCGGACTGGACATCATCCTCAAGAACTGCTCGTCGGGCAGCGAGGAGCTGCAGTTTGCCAGTGCTAAGCTTCTGGAACAGTGTTTATCTACGGAGAACAGGTCGTACGTGGTCGAGCACGGACTCGAGGCCGTGGTCCAGGTGGCGTGCGCGTGCAGTTTCAACAACCAGGTTTCCTACTCTCGAGTGGGCACGGGCATCCTGTGTCACCTGTTCAAGCACTCGGAAACCACGTGCAGCGAGTTGATTCGCCTCGGGGCGCTCAAGTCCATCCTGTACGACTGCCGTACGAGCGACGTGGAAACGCTGCGGCACTGCGCTTCGGCCCTGGCCAACCTGAGTTTGTACGGCGGGCCCGAGAACCACCAGGCCATGATCAAGCACAAGGCTCCCATGTGGCTGTTCCCGCTGGCCTTCAACCTGGACGACAACATCAAGTATTACGCCTGCCTGGCCATCGCGGCGCTTGTGGCCAACAAGGAGATCGAGGCGGCCGTCATGAAATCGGGCACGCTGGATCTGGTCGAGCCTTTTGTGACCAGCCACCATCCCGAAGAGTTCGCCAAGAGTCACGTGGCTCACGTCCACGGACAGTCCAAAGACTGGCTGCTCCGCTTCGTTCCCGTGCTGGATAGCAACAGGGAAGAGGCCCGCAGCCTGGCTGCCTTCCACTTCGCCATGGAGGCCGGCATCAAGAAACGCCAAGGGAACACGTCG GTGTTCGCAGAGATCGGAGCTTTGGAGGCCTTGCGCAAAGTCGCCAGCTCTCCAAATGCCATCGCGTCCAAGTTCGCGGCCCAAGCGCTACAGCTGATTGGCGAAGAGGTGCCCCACAAGCTGTCCCAGCAGGTTCCTCTCTGGACTGTGGAGGACGTGAAGGAGTGGGTCAAGCAG ATCGGTTTCACCAACTACGCTTCGGAGTTCGTCAACAGTCGAGTGGACGGCGACCTGCTGCTGCAGCTGGATGAGCCCATGTTGAAGGAGGACATAGGCATCAAGAACGGCATCCTGCGGCGCCGGTTCCTACGCGAGCTGTCCCAACTCAAGCGCATGGCCGACTATTCGTCGGTGGACACCACCAACGTGAACCAGATCCTGCAGAGCCTCGGCACCGACTTCAGCCAGTACACGTACCGCATGCTGCAGAGCGGCGTCGACAAGGACTCGCTCAAGCTGCTCAACGACGACCAGCTCTTCAAGGAGTGCGGCATCGACAACTCCATCCACCGGTTACGCATAGGACAGGCCATCCGCT GTTTGAACCAGAGCGCGGACGAAGTGGACGAAATCGAACGGAACAAGAGCCTGGACGTGTTTGTCAGCTACCGACGCTCCAACGGATCTCAGCTTGCTAG TCTCTTGAAGGTCCACCTGCAACTCCGAGGCTTCTCAGTATTCATCGACGTGGAACGCCTGGAGGCGGGGAAATTCGACAACAACCTGCTCAACAGCATACGGCAGGCCAAGCATTTTTTACTCGTCCTCACACCCAATGCCCTCGACCGATGCATGGGTGACACCGATCGCAAGGACTGGGTGCACAGG GAGATCGTGGAAGCTCTCCAGAGCCAGTGCAACATCATTCCAATCCTGGACAACTTTCAGTGGCCAGAGTCAGAAGTGCTCCCTGAAGACATGAGGGCGGTTTGCTACTTCAACGGTGTGCG
- the Sarm gene encoding sterile alpha and armadillo motif isoform X7, whose amino-acid sequence MADISPERPPTPPKSAPMNSSNGAGTGADISSVVENLAKASQLSDKMNTVSSSSYSASEKHSSSSQVVKSSTTSSSSSSGSLLNKKSQMLHHSLASSQQQTQQQKEEQQQLFQQENRSTNYSRSVSVSSSSDSRLKTISSQRGFSVDCGVPEVPEDGGRVRESTPSEVRFEQKRVTSSAKSKLVADGVTAEKSATTNKELKRIQAGDITFQEKQHSQAMKARMEGEGFSAEKMAATKQDQKQLKVGDTLHQQQKTASASAAKMSTDDYTAEQISMAKKEERQLYTQGVLQQEKSAASSASSKVFISSKGVSKTSASHQSVKHMDYSSGGSSCASPIVTSPSQEMFNSSLPPLPSNQRLAVSQGLVEELDGLRSPLAQSEVEKAISRFASRMALCVEQLKSAAEEEALDLLGNMSVIIRKAWAVPTYGHDLGFTMCNILRTNGGLDIILKNCSSGSEELQFASAKLLEQCLSTENRSYVVEHGLEAVVQVACACSFNNQVSYSRVGTGILCHLFKHSETTCSELIRLGALKSILYDCRTSDVETLRHCASALANLSLYGGPENHQAMIKHKAPMWLFPLAFNLDDNIKYYACLAIAALVANKEIEAAVMKSGTLDLVEPFVTSHHPEEFAKSHVAHVHGQSKDWLLRFVPVLDSNREEARSLAAFHFAMEAGIKKRQGNTSVFAEIGALEALRKVASSPNAIASKFAAQALQLIGEEVPHKLSQQVPLWTVEDVKEWVKQIGFTNYASEFVNSRVDGDLLLQLDEPMLKEDIGIKNGILRRRFLRELSQLKRMADYSSVDTTNVNQILQSLGTDFSQYTYRMLQSGVDKDSLKLLNDDQLFKECGIDNSIHRLRIGQAIRCLNQSADEVDEIERNKSLDVFVSYRRSNGSQLASLLKVHLQLRGFSVFIDVERLEAGKFDNNLLNSIRQAKHFLLVLTPNALDRCMGDTDRKDWVHREIVEALQSQCNIIPILDNFQWPESEVLPEDMRAVCYFNGVRWIHDYQDACVDKLERFMRGEMNVRSDGPLGRYVGMGPGTPGTPSTMASCRAAVYQRSASNDSAKGSTCSDRESSNGRAAPTEQPQPQLPAQPHC is encoded by the exons ATGGCGGACATATCGCCGGAGCGACCGCCGACGCCTCCCAAGAGCGCGCCCATGAACTCGTCCAACGGCGCAGGCACCGGCGCCGACATCAGCAGCGTGGTCGAGAACCTGGCCAAGGCGTCGCAGCTGAGCGACAAGATGAACAcagtctcctcctcctcttacagCGCTTCGGAGAAGCACTCCAGCAGCTCCCAG GTGGTGAAGAGTTCCACGACGTCGTCCTCCTCTAGCTCAGGGTCACTGCTGAACAAGAAGTCGCAGATGCTGCACCACTCGCTGGCGAGCTCGCagcagcagacgcagcagcagaaggaagagcagcagcagctcttCCAGCAGGAGAACCGCAGCACCAACTACAGCCGCAGCGTGAGCGTCAGCTCGAGCAGTGACTCCAGGCTGAAGACGATCTCGTCGCAGAGGGGCTTCAGCGTCGACTGCGGGGTGCCCGAGGTCCCCGAGGACGGGGGCCGCGTGCGCGAGTCGACGCCGTCCGAGGTGCGCTTCGAGCAGAAGCGCGTCACCTCGTCGGCCAAGAGCAAGCTGGTGGCCGACGGCGTGACGGCCGAGAAGTCGGCCACCACGAACAAGGAGCTGAAGAGGATCCAGGCGGGGGACATCACGTTCCAGGAGAAGCAGCACTCGCAG GCCATGAAGGCACGTATGGAAGGCGAGGGATTCTCCGCCGAGAAAATGGCTGCCACGAAGCAAGACCAGAAGCAGCTCAAGGTGGGCGATACGCTGCACCAGCAGCAGAAGACCGCCTCGGCATCAGCGGCGAAGATGTCCACGGATGACTACACGGCCGAACAGATCTCCATGGCGAAGAAGGAAgagcgccagctgtacacccaaGGCGTGCTCCAGCAGGAGAAGAGCGCCGCTTCATCCGCCAGCTCCAAAGTGTTCATCAGCTCCAAGGGAGTCTCCAAAACGTCCGCCTCGCATCAGTCAGTCAAGCACATGGACTACAGCAGCGGTGGCAGTTCTTGTGCGTCGCCCATTGTGACATCGCCGAGTCAGGAGATGTTCAATAGCAGCCTGCCGCCGCTTCCTTCAAACCAGCGGCTCGCCGTGAGCCAAGGACTCGTCGAGGAACTGGACGGGCTACGATCGCCATTGGCTCAGTCGGAAGTTGAGAAGGCTATCTCGCGGTTCGCTAGCCGCATGGCCCTGTGCGTCGAGCAGCTGAAGTCCGCTGCCGAAGAAGAAGCCTTAGACCTTCTGGGCAACATGTCGGTCATCATTCGCAAAGCGTGGGCGGTCCCTACTTACGGGCACGACCTGGGATTCACAATGTGCAATATCCTCAGGACGAACGGCGGACTGGACATCATCCTCAAGAACTGCTCGTCGGGCAGCGAGGAGCTGCAGTTTGCCAGTGCTAAGCTTCTGGAACAGTGTTTATCTACGGAGAACAGGTCGTACGTGGTCGAGCACGGACTCGAGGCCGTGGTCCAGGTGGCGTGCGCGTGCAGTTTCAACAACCAGGTTTCCTACTCTCGAGTGGGCACGGGCATCCTGTGTCACCTGTTCAAGCACTCGGAAACCACGTGCAGCGAGTTGATTCGCCTCGGGGCGCTCAAGTCCATCCTGTACGACTGCCGTACGAGCGACGTGGAAACGCTGCGGCACTGCGCTTCGGCCCTGGCCAACCTGAGTTTGTACGGCGGGCCCGAGAACCACCAGGCCATGATCAAGCACAAGGCTCCCATGTGGCTGTTCCCGCTGGCCTTCAACCTGGACGACAACATCAAGTATTACGCCTGCCTGGCCATCGCGGCGCTTGTGGCCAACAAGGAGATCGAGGCGGCCGTCATGAAATCGGGCACGCTGGATCTGGTCGAGCCTTTTGTGACCAGCCACCATCCCGAAGAGTTCGCCAAGAGTCACGTGGCTCACGTCCACGGACAGTCCAAAGACTGGCTGCTCCGCTTCGTTCCCGTGCTGGATAGCAACAGGGAAGAGGCCCGCAGCCTGGCTGCCTTCCACTTCGCCATGGAGGCCGGCATCAAGAAACGCCAAGGGAACACGTCG GTGTTCGCAGAGATCGGAGCTTTGGAGGCCTTGCGCAAAGTCGCCAGCTCTCCAAATGCCATCGCGTCCAAGTTCGCGGCCCAAGCGCTACAGCTGATTGGCGAAGAGGTGCCCCACAAGCTGTCCCAGCAGGTTCCTCTCTGGACTGTGGAGGACGTGAAGGAGTGGGTCAAGCAG ATCGGTTTCACCAACTACGCTTCGGAGTTCGTCAACAGTCGAGTGGACGGCGACCTGCTGCTGCAGCTGGATGAGCCCATGTTGAAGGAGGACATAGGCATCAAGAACGGCATCCTGCGGCGCCGGTTCCTACGCGAGCTGTCCCAACTCAAGCGCATGGCCGACTATTCGTCGGTGGACACCACCAACGTGAACCAGATCCTGCAGAGCCTCGGCACCGACTTCAGCCAGTACACGTACCGCATGCTGCAGAGCGGCGTCGACAAGGACTCGCTCAAGCTGCTCAACGACGACCAGCTCTTCAAGGAGTGCGGCATCGACAACTCCATCCACCGGTTACGCATAGGACAGGCCATCCGCT GTTTGAACCAGAGCGCGGACGAAGTGGACGAAATCGAACGGAACAAGAGCCTGGACGTGTTTGTCAGCTACCGACGCTCCAACGGATCTCAGCTTGCTAG TCTCTTGAAGGTCCACCTGCAACTCCGAGGCTTCTCAGTATTCATCGACGTGGAACGCCTGGAGGCGGGGAAATTCGACAACAACCTGCTCAACAGCATACGGCAGGCCAAGCATTTTTTACTCGTCCTCACACCCAATGCCCTCGACCGATGCATGGGTGACACCGATCGCAAGGACTGGGTGCACAGG GAGATCGTGGAAGCTCTCCAGAGCCAGTGCAACATCATTCCAATCCTGGACAACTTTCAGTGGCCAGAGTCAGAAGTGCTCCCTGAAGACATGAGGGCGGTTTGCTACTTCAACGGTGTGCG